The following coding sequences are from one Sporomusaceae bacterium window:
- a CDS encoding nickel-dependent hydrogenase large subunit yields MKRIVVDPMNRIEGHLRIEAVVDEAGGRVTEALSSGTAWRGLELVLQNRDPRDAWLYAQRFCGVCTTVHALASVRAVEDALGIAIPRNANYIRNIIAATQTVQDHIIHFYHLHALDWVSPVAALKADPAATGVLQNAILEKYRLPLAGPVELDTAAFPHNPPRATVAYFRDIQAKVRRIVESGQLGLFAAHWWDHPDYALLPPEVHLLAVSHYLNMLDRQRELVDAHLIFGGKNPHPHYLVGGMPCAISMSDMNAPVNSQRLAVADTSINFGIEAVNYYYLPDLLAIGHIYAQKGMTDGGGIAGKVVLGCGEYPDETYGGIANNDYYKNLLLRSNGVVENFAQGVAVAKYHDLAGADLADPAIVAEGVTHAWYSYPQPGDLHPWSGVTKPQFTGPKEGTRTDWKFLDETGKYSWVKTPKWRGRLAEVGPLARYIIVYTKVKQGLLQPTWVEKMIVDQIDAVSAVLGLPPHVWMPTMLGRTACRGLEAQVSAYIGKYFMDKLVKNIRNGDTAVANTAKFDPAAWPKEAQGVGIHEAPRGALGHWVTIKNARIANYQAVVPSTWNACPRDDAAGHGPYEAALLATRVKVADKPLEILKVIHSFDPCLACATHLYNADGEEVAVVRTDQYA; encoded by the coding sequence ATGAAACGAATTGTCGTCGACCCGATGAACCGTATCGAGGGGCACCTGCGCATCGAAGCCGTCGTCGACGAGGCCGGCGGCCGGGTCACCGAGGCGCTCTCCAGCGGCACCGCCTGGCGCGGCCTCGAGCTCGTCCTCCAAAACCGCGACCCCCGCGACGCCTGGCTCTACGCCCAGCGCTTCTGCGGCGTATGCACCACCGTCCACGCCCTCGCCTCAGTACGGGCCGTTGAGGACGCCCTCGGCATCGCCATCCCCCGCAACGCCAACTACATCCGCAACATCATCGCCGCCACCCAAACCGTGCAGGACCACATCATCCACTTCTACCACCTTCACGCCCTCGACTGGGTCAGCCCGGTGGCAGCCCTCAAGGCCGACCCCGCGGCCACCGGCGTCCTTCAGAACGCCATCCTCGAAAAATACCGCCTGCCGCTTGCCGGCCCCGTCGAGCTCGACACCGCCGCCTTCCCCCACAACCCGCCGCGGGCCACCGTCGCCTACTTCCGCGACATCCAGGCCAAGGTGCGGCGCATCGTCGAAAGCGGCCAGCTCGGCCTGTTCGCCGCCCACTGGTGGGACCACCCCGACTACGCCCTGCTGCCGCCCGAGGTCCACCTCCTCGCTGTTTCCCACTACCTCAACATGCTTGACCGGCAGCGCGAACTCGTCGACGCCCACCTCATCTTCGGCGGCAAAAACCCCCATCCCCACTACCTCGTCGGCGGCATGCCCTGCGCCATCTCCATGAGCGACATGAACGCCCCCGTCAACAGCCAGCGGCTGGCCGTCGCCGACACCTCCATCAACTTCGGCATCGAGGCCGTCAACTACTACTACCTGCCCGACCTCCTCGCCATCGGCCACATCTACGCCCAGAAAGGCATGACCGACGGCGGCGGCATCGCCGGCAAGGTCGTCCTCGGCTGCGGCGAATACCCCGATGAAACCTACGGTGGCATCGCCAACAACGACTATTACAAAAACCTGCTCTTAAGATCCAACGGCGTCGTCGAAAACTTCGCCCAGGGCGTGGCGGTGGCCAAATACCACGACCTCGCCGGCGCCGATCTCGCCGACCCGGCCATTGTCGCCGAAGGCGTCACCCACGCCTGGTATTCCTACCCCCAGCCGGGCGACCTCCACCCCTGGAGCGGCGTCACCAAACCCCAGTTCACCGGGCCCAAGGAAGGAACGAGGACCGACTGGAAATTCCTCGACGAAACCGGCAAATACTCGTGGGTCAAGACGCCCAAATGGCGCGGCCGCCTCGCCGAAGTCGGCCCCCTGGCCCGCTACATCATCGTCTATACCAAAGTAAAGCAGGGGCTGCTGCAGCCCACCTGGGTGGAAAAGATGATCGTCGACCAGATCGACGCCGTGTCCGCCGTGCTCGGCCTGCCGCCCCACGTCTGGATGCCCACCATGCTCGGCCGCACCGCCTGCCGGGGGCTTGAAGCCCAGGTCAGCGCCTATATCGGCAAATACTTCATGGACAAGCTCGTCAAAAACATCCGGAACGGCGACACCGCCGTCGCCAACACCGCCAAATTCGACCCCGCCGCCTGGCCGAAAGAAGCCCAAGGCGTCGGCATCCACGAAGCGCCGCGGGGTGCCCTCGGCCACTGGGTGACGATCAAAAACGCCCGCATCGCCAACTACCAGGCCGTCGTCCCCTCCACCTGGAACGCCTGCCCGCGCGACGACGCCGCCGGGCACGGCCCCTACGAAGCCGCCCTGCTCGCCACCAGGGTCAAGGTGGCCGACAAGCCGCTGGAAATACTCAAAGTCATCCACTCCTTCGACCCCTGCCTGGCCTGCGCCACCCATCTCTATAACGCCGACGGGGAGGAGGTGGCCGTAGTCCGCACCGACCAGTACGCCTGA
- the cybH gene encoding Ni/Fe-hydrogenase, b-type cytochrome subunit — protein sequence MHDGKLREYYVFSGATRLFHWVTVVAVGVLFFTGLYIGDPFFIGAQGIEPTAAVKRVFSMEMMRLYHFVAGYLLLASCILRVYGWLISKGDRLLPRFWTRGYWEGLADTTLHYMFLRPQHRPYLRNSLARTSYLAVYVMLLIQLLTGFALYVMVNPASLAAKILGPLNHLLYGEYFVHLIHHYVSWFIVLFAIVHIYMATRADWMEKGGEVSGIISGVKFYREQPEDLDDLK from the coding sequence ATGCACGATGGAAAACTGCGCGAATACTACGTCTTCAGCGGCGCCACCCGCCTCTTCCACTGGGTGACGGTGGTTGCCGTCGGCGTCCTCTTCTTCACCGGCCTCTACATCGGCGACCCCTTCTTCATCGGCGCCCAGGGCATCGAGCCCACTGCCGCCGTCAAGAGGGTCTTCTCCATGGAAATGATGCGCCTCTACCACTTCGTCGCCGGCTACCTGCTGCTGGCGTCCTGCATCCTGCGCGTCTACGGCTGGCTCATCAGCAAAGGCGACCGCCTGCTGCCGCGCTTTTGGACCAGGGGCTACTGGGAAGGGCTTGCCGACACCACCCTCCACTACATGTTCCTCCGCCCCCAGCACCGGCCGTACCTGCGCAACTCGCTGGCCCGCACCAGCTACCTCGCCGTCTACGTCATGCTGCTCATCCAGCTCCTCACCGGCTTCGCCCTCTACGTCATGGTCAACCCGGCCTCGCTGGCGGCGAAAATCCTCGGCCCCCTCAACCACCTCCTGTACGGCGAATACTTCGTCCATCTTATCCACCACTATGTCTCCTGGTTCATCGTCCTGTTCGCCATCGTCCACATCTACATGGCCACCCGCGCCGACTGGATGGAGAAGGGCGGCGAAGTCTCCGGCATCATCTCCGGGGTCAAATTCTACCGCGAACAGCCGGAGGACCTCGATGACCTCAAATAG